One Doryrhamphus excisus isolate RoL2022-K1 chromosome 17, RoL_Dexc_1.0, whole genome shotgun sequence genomic region harbors:
- the zhx2a gene encoding zinc fingers and homeoboxes protein 2a: MSSRRKASTPCMIRPLETMVELDDEEEETTGNHAEEDAMETDPSDDQDTVGKTSDFPAAPDISVTESQDCSKPSRKQQQRGYECKYCTFSTQNLNTFKEHVDANHPNVILNPLYLCAVCNFNTKKFDSLTEHNERNHPGESNFKFKRIKMNNQTILEQTIEGCSSNAVIYNSSGVVPVSGQSTLPLSKATTVKIGKQKVTSSDNKRMEPQLCKLNPDLTKKAITALNVNGTVIIPESTLLKADSLSHIMPSLQRPVNYTQVPKIAIPLNTTKYNPSLDDNLTLISSFNKFPYPTQAELSWLTAVSKHPEEQIKVWFTTQRLKQGISWSPEEVEEARKKMFNGTISSVPQTFTVVTPQLTTQSSTNLPAVTTAAKSAQSSTPVLQSVPCQLLGQTSLVLTPVANGSTVTCAPLALTLANQVAQSLKRPLASPSTASDSKRPSIIQTISAPIATSKMASPKVLNFTADPNKTAEQLSVLRSSYTQCPFPEEEEIYRLIETTGLSRGEIKKWFSEQRLLNLKGVPPPPVLVKAEVTPVPKEGPVRKAVPSQFPLLERVKGKSSEQLKALEESFHRSSAPTDTQLDQLAQETKLSKTEVDCWFSERRALRDNMEKALLSVTSKGTEDKADRPGVLLNGSSHREQDGKTLQPSVLPSFLSSSSSSSSSPPVLAASSPHPPALSASASPPILTSSSSSSSPHPPVLSVSTSPAPIPSGSLVLLREMFCRTQWPTPEEYSQLEGQTSLGRTDIVRWFKDHRSAVKNGETLDWLEAYQNQNRLEEQKSGQEQNGGSLENQQSVSLDGSVGKVEEAGEKKTAAASLEHSKLSNPDAVQWLTEKLTHSVSDLSQARLDQTSSSTADKGRWVQVTVAVGEENDGGLQRQRLATDADVLTLEQPGRVTG, encoded by the exons ATGTCTAGCCGGCGGAAGGCTTCCACACCCTGCATGATCCGACCACTGGAGACCATGGTTGAACTggatgacgaggaggaggag ACAACAGGGAACCATGCCGAGGAGGACGCTATGGAGACAGATCCATCCGATGACCAAGACACGGTGGGGAAGACCTCCGACTTTCCAGCAGCTCCAGACATCTCAGTGACAGAGTCACAGGACTGTTCCAAACCTTCACGTAAGCAGCAGCAGCGAGGCTACGAGTGCAAATACTGCACATTCTCCACTCAGAACCTCAACACCTTCAAGGAACACGTGGACGCCAACCACCCCAACGTCATCCTTAACCCGCTGTACCTGTGTGCGGTCTGTAACTTCAACACGAAAAAGTTTGACTCCCTGACGGAACACAACGAAAGGAATCACCCCGGCGAGAGCAACTTTAAGTTCAAGCGCATCAAAATGAACAATCAGACAATCCTGGAACAGACAATAGAGGGCTGCAGCAGCAATGCGGTCATTTACAACAGTTCCGGCGTGGTCCCGGTGTCGGGACAGAGCACGTTGCCCCTCAGCAAAGCCACTACGGTCAAGATAGGAAAACAAAAAGTCACGTCTTCGGATAATAAACGGATGGAGCCTCAGTTGTGTAAACTGAACCCTGACCTGACCAAGAAAGCCATCACAGCACTCAACGTGAACGGGACGGTAATCATCCCGGAGTCGACGCTCCTCAAAGCTGACAGCCTTTCTCACATCATGCCTTCCCTGCAGCGGCCTGTAAACTACACCCAG GTGCCGAAGATCGCCATTCCCCTCAACACAACCAAATACAATCCTTCCCTCGACGACAACTTGACTCTCATATCTTCCTTTAACAAGTTCCCGTACCCAACACAGGCTGAGCTCTCCTGGCTCACTGCTGTATCCAAACATCCGGAGGAGCAAATCAAAGTTTGGTTTACCACACAGAGGCTCAAACAAGGCATTAGCTGGTCACCAGAAGAG GTAGAGGAAGCCAGAAAGAAGATGTTCAATGGAACGATCTCCTCTGTGCCTCAGACCTTCACAGTTGTAACGCCTCAGCTCACCACTCAGTCATCCACCAACCTGCCGGCGGTGACAACAGCCGCTAAATCGGCGCAGTCTTCAACCCCCGTCCTCCAGTCCGTCCCGTGTCAGCTCTTGGGACAGACCAGCCTTGTGCTGACTCCTGTAGCCAATGGCTCCACGGTCACATGTGCGCCGTTGGCACTAACGCTGGCTAACCAg GTGGCTCAGTCTCTCAAACGACCTTTGGCCTCTCCCTCGACCGCCTCAGACAGCAAACGGCCCTCCATCATTCAAACAATTTCTGCGCCTATTGCCACATCCAAGATGGCGTCCCCCAAAGTGTTAAATTTCACCGCCGATCCCAACAAAACTGCAGAGCAGCTATCTGTGTTGCGGTCCAGCTACACACAGTGTCCTTTCCCTGAGGAGGAAGAG ATCTACAGACTCATAGAGACCACCGGactgtccagaggagagataaaGAAGTGGTTCAGTGAACAAAGGCTCCTTAATCTCAAAG GTGTTCCTCCTCCGCCCGTGCTGGTGAAAGCTGAAGTGACTCCAGTACCGAAAGAGGGTCCTGTCAGGAAAGCGGTTCCGAGCCAGTTTCCTTTGTTGGAGCGAGTGAAGGGAAAGTCTTCAGAGCAGCTGAAGGCGCTTGAGGAGAGTTTCCACAGAAGCAGCGCTCCAACTGACACACAGCTCG ACCAACTGGCCCAGGAGACCAAGCTCTCCAAAACTGAAGTGGACTGCTGGTTTTCCGAGCGCAGAGCTCTGAGGGACAACATGGAAAAAGCTCTACTCAGCGTGACCTCCAAAGGCACAGAAGACAAAGCCGACAGGCCGGGCGTGTTGCTCAACGGCTCTTCCCATCGCGAGCAGGATGGGAAAACGCTCCAACCTTCGGTCCTTCCGTCTTTCCTTTCttcttcctcgtcctcctcatcctcccccCCTGTACTGGCAGCCTCCTCCCCTCATCCGCCAGCCTTGTCCGCATCTGCGTCTCCCCCCATTCTCACatcgtcctcctcatcctcgtccCCACACCCCCCGGTCCTCTCTGTGTCGACAAGCCCGGCTCCCATCCCAAGTGGGTCCCTCGTTCTGCTCCGTGAG ATGTTCTGTCGGACCCAGTGGCCAACACCTGAGGAGTACAGCCAGCTGGAGGGGCAAACAAGCTTGGGCCGCACTGACATCGTCCGCTGGTTTAAGGACCACCGCTCCGCCGTCAAAAACGGTGAGACCTTGGACTGGTTGGAAGCTTACCAGAACCAAAATCGTCTTGAAGAGCAAAAATCAGGACAAGAGCAGAACGGAGGGAGTTTGGAGAACCAGCAAAGTGTGTCGTTGGATGGCAGCGTTGGAAAAG TGGAGGAAGCTGGTGAGAAGAAAACGGCTGCAGCATCTTTGGAGCACTCCAAGTTATCCAATCCGGACGCGGTGCAGTGGTTGACTGAAAAGCTCACCCACAGCGTGTCGGACCTGAGCCAGGCCAGACTGGACCAGACCAGCTCAAGCACCGCTGACAAGGGAAG GTGGGTACAAGTGACTGTGGCTGTGGGGGAGGAGAACGATGGAGGATTACAAAGACAAAGGCTGGCAACAGATGCTGATGTTTTGACCTTGGAGCAACCTGGAAGGGTCACTGGTTGA